The nucleotide window TTCGAAGCTGCAAAATGCCCGGGAATGTTTGCATATCAAATTAACGTGGAGATAAAGCCATCTCATCTCTAATGAGAATGATTTGTGGTTTGTGTCATCTTTTTCTCTAGGGACGCTCAAACCAGACAACTGCAAGATGCTGTCACAAATGTGGAGAAGCATTTCGGAGAGCTGTGCCAAATCTTTGCTGCTTATGTGCGGAAAACTGCCAGACTGAGAGACAAAGCAGACCTACTGGTGAATGAAATTAACGTGTATGCCTCTACAGAGACCCCGAATTTAAAGCAGGGCCTGAAAAACTTTGCTGATGAGTTTGCCAAACTTCAGGATTATCGACAAGCAGAGGTATGGAGGTCACAGCGTCATTGTTATGAATGAGCCCTGAAGTAGTGGATGAAGGACCCGTGAAGACTTGCACTTGTAATCCACCTAACCGCAGTGGCGAACGCACACTTGATAAACGTGCATTTTCATGTAACATGGTGTGAGTCTATTAAAGGGAAGCTTCTTGTGATTTGTGATCTTACCGTTTTTAAACTAAACTTTAGGGTGTCCTGAAGTCCTGAATTTCCCCCACTTCATTTGCCAGCTTTTGGCCAAGGGGTGGCTATTTACAGGGGGTAGTTAACATAGTACCTatggggaagaaaaggagcaTGACTTGTGTCTTGTGTGCAcgtaagtatattttaaagtacGTCTGGAGATGGAAGGTGTTGAGTGGTAATATGAGTGAATAAGTAATAAATGGACAAGAGATCTTTGTCCATCCTTCAGTGCTCTGGAAAGCTGACGAGTATTTCattgacaaaaagaaaagcagcattgATTTACTGATTTTTATCATATATACTAGTGAGACTTTGtggtgtggttttgttttgttcttttgttttggaagggagggaagaaggtgttgtagttgttttctttctaaaagctCATTTTTACTCTTAATACCTCATAAGCACTttcacttatatttattttaggtttCAAGGTTAAATGTTAGAAGTTGCCGAGTTAGAAGCCGCGTTGCTTCTCTTGTACTCCTCTCATCAGTGCTTTTGGTACTTTTTAAAAGCCTAATACAGAAATTTCAGTCAtcaaaaaaacctcacaaaaacaaagtgaagatAATGATCTTTGAAACTGTACTTGCTGTAATTACATTTGGGGGTACTTTTTGGGAAAAGTTGAGTTATTGTCATATGATATTCTATAATAAACAAGCAACTCTCAGTTAACACATTAACTGGggacttcaaaaataatttatactcaCTGATAACCCTAAAACCCCATGTTAAGACAATAATTTCAATGGCCCTTTCTAGAAAATCTTTATGCTATTTATCAAATAGCAAAGTGAATTGATTTacatttgttctccttttttatttctcttgcttacCAAATGGTGGAGGTGCTAATGAACAATGAACAAAAGGTAGGCGACAAAAAGGAGAACAGGAAAAGAGACTTGGATAATCCTTGCACTGAATAATCAGCGTATGGATTATTTGAAATGGTGTAGACTAAACTATCCTGAGTattcatggttttgattttaggATTCCTAAAATTCCTAGGATATTTAAATACTCAAtgagaacttaatttttttcattttcctaagatCTTTTAAAGTGAAACATtcatatacattttgtttatagaaaaatcaatatgaaatgaaatgtgcTATATAAACATGTATCATCAAAAAAAGCCTTCTTCCTGCTGcaaaaatacatgttcattttaaACAGTTAAATAATGTCATCTTGTATTACCTGTCCtgataaagaaaattttcatgtccaggagttatttttcttatgctgtatttgcctttaaaaaaccCATTTCTTCAGTGCCTTCCACTAGTGCTATTAATTAAAGGAAGTAATTACtcaaaatgtgataaaaattgTAATGTTTAAGAAAAACAGTTTAATTCTATATAAAAGATCAACCATGGAGTTTGACAGTTCAGCAACACTGAgaccatttatctttttctccaagCTTCTTTTCTGGCTTCCCAGAAAAGAATTGCAGCTAATACAGTGgtctttaagcttttttttttttttttttgcttttgaggaTTGTGTCGCTTTAAATTTTTCCAATATGCTGTATCTTTCAgcttcaattttcttatctggAAAGTTAGACTGCTACATTTCAGAGATAATATGTGTAAAGTACCTGACACCGCGCTAAACACACTGAAAGTGGTAACTGTACTAAAATTTGAGATGTCTTGACACTTACCCAAAAGCTactataatgaagaaaaataatacggAGATCATGTGGCAGAGATAAGCTTCTTAGAAACCTGAGCTGTTTTCTTATTGTATTGCGTACTAGGTACTTTTCTGCTTTCATTGTTACTCTACATCTTTACAGCTTTTATTGTGTTTGAGTTTAGATTCTGAGTTTTATCAATTTCTGATGATTATGCTTTTACttataaacagacattttaaacaatttaaaacattattctgtGTAGTAATTATGTTCAGGTTAAATAGCCCaggttttatttcagaatttaaattttgttatgtctatgtttcttttcagttatgttttataataattttcaatAGGTTGAAAGACTTGAAGCCAAAGTAGTTGAACCTTTGAAAGCTTATGGAACCATTGTAAAAATGAAACGAGTAAGTAAATTCATTTTTCCtactattattaactataatgGCAAAGAGTATGAGGTTTCCAGTAACTGTCCTCTTAATAAAAAGTACAACGTAGTGTTACAGTTTTTTTTCACACTCTGTAAAGCACCATTTCTTAGAACTTTGAgagtaatgaaatattttcagtgagCTTATTACTAAGTAAACCATAGCAACATGAAGGAATACTTTAttacagaaactttaaaatattaatctttatAGTCATGAAGAACTTACTTTACtaaatgaatatgtttttattttttcattttaaacaggCAATAACATGTAGACTAAAAGTGAATGTgacaaagttctatttttttattgaggtataagtgacatattagtttcaattgtacaacataatgattcaatagttgtatatattgtgaaatgaccgCCACaacaagtctagttaacatccatcactataCCTAGTTagacattgttttcttttgatgacaacttttaaaatgttctcttaacaactttcaaatatgcaatacagtgttaGTAACTATAGTCACCTCACCACACTGTATGTTTCTACCCCAAGTTCTGTTTTTTCAACCAactttgaggtataatttataggCAATAAAATTCTCCTGTTTTAAGTATTCAtggagttttgacaaatgtgtatacacatataactACCACCataatcaaaattatatatatatatgtatataaaattatatatgtggttATAGGTTTGCATTGAAATTATCTTGTCCATGTCATTATTTGAGAGGGttttaaagaaacacacatatgcacactcTCACACAAAGACACATACTAATTTTGCAGTAGTGATAATTCCTGTGGTAATAATACCTGGACCAAACAAGGAGTGTTCTCCCATTCTTAAAACAGagtgtatgtcttttatttcttaaatcagaaattttcattaatcaaaaatgcttattttcagGATGACCTCAAAGCAACATTAACAGCAAGGAATCGAGAAGCTAAACAGTTAACTCAGTTAGAAAGAACACGTCAGCGAAACCCATCTGATCGACATGTTATTGTATCCTTTGacttttgatctttaaaaaaatgttttgtaaggTATGCCGTACAAAAGTGAATATATATGGGAATTACACATTTCTACTTTTAAGTGTGCAGAAAATTCGAATATAAAGGTTGAAAGAAACACATGCATTTATAAATTCTCATTATAgaaataaactaattttaaagAGAATACACCACCTAATTCAGTcccctcatactgttttccataatagatattaaaaaaataaaacacttaaaaacgTTGATGTGTTTATAAAAAGTAAGTTCaaaattctgggtttttttcacaTGActgaatattaattataaaattaacttaAAGATCTATCATGAATCCTAATATATCAGTGCCCTGTCTGCCccatttttgagaaaagaaagaaagaatgatttttccccagaattcccttcacctttaaaaacaacaacgTGAAACCACAATTATGACTAGCATCCAAAGACCCTCAGGAGATTCTAGAGTAAAATTGAGGTCCATACCTGGACACAAAAGGATCTAGATAGGGCTGTCTACTATAACAAGGTTCTTCTTTTAAGAATGACTTACTTAAGCTAGAATGTGCCTTGTTCGTGACtaaacaaaagaatagaaaatagtgCCTGGCTAATTGCCAGCAATTGGGATAAGTGCAGTTATATAGAAAGTACTAATTTATCCCGCTGCCTCTTTTTCCCATTCCTTATGTCTCCTCCCTACTTCCTGAAGGTTTTTACTGCCCAGGCCAGCCAGAAACCACATGAGGAGTGGCTCTTTGGGGGCATTTGAGGTTCCAGAACACCTCCATTCCTGAGGGGAATCCCTTGAACAGTGATTTGGGGCTGCAGCAATTGCCTGGTCCTCCTTCCTTTGGACCAAAGGTACATACGCCCAAccttgcaataaaaataaaaaatgggcagccATAGGGCTTAGGAGTGCCCACTGGAGGCTGGGATAGGAACATCTCGTTGATGTACAACTAGATTATGCAGTCTGGGTTTTCAGCAAGTCAGGCAAATCagagaaagctggaaaatttATGACTGACGACTAGGGACTAAGGGAGAGACCAGGTTGTCACCAGTTTTTAAGTAAGCCAGAGGTCaaaattttactgttttgatTTGGAGGAAAATACATAAAGGCAGGAAAAATGTCATATCTGGAATCCTGAGCGGTTGGTAGGATTGAATCAGGGGTACTGGTATGGAGACAACACAGAAATGAATATTCCTAAGACAAAGATGTTTCTGACTTAGATGGTCTGTTGTGAACACTGCTATGGAGGAGGTAGTCTTATACTGTAGATGAAACTGGAATTGAGTTCACATGGGGGGAAATAAATGCGACACAGAAATAGATTATTGCTGGAGGTGAACTGCTGTGCTCACTGGGAAAGTGAGTGGATTTTGACAACctaagatgagaaaataaaggacaGTCTAGCTATAAATGtattcaatataaatataaaaatatttactcataGCATTACAGAGTATTTACCAGGACAGACCCTTAAAATTCATCTGACAGTTCAAAAGAAGCGTGTTAAATTTCAGTATGCCAAAGAACATGGAGTAGCACTGATGCAAGAGGATGGGGCAAAGAAGAATCTCGGGGCTCTGGCTCACCATTTCAGAAGCCATTTTGCATTCAGGACTAATTTCATGAAATACACTGATACCTCTACTCATAATATCTTAATCAAAAGCATTTCCTACTCAACTTGATCCATCATAGGATTTTgaagaattttcagaaaaaagaagaaatagaaacctaTATCCTCTTTGCTAAAAATAGCCGTGTAATTTTGGGTGAGTTGCTGTGCCTAAGTAAAAGGATTTGAGACTTCCAGAGATGAACAGTAGTTGCTGGAAGGTGGTGAAGATGAAGGTGTCCCAGCTGTAGCTTCGGCTTCACCACTCTCCCCTGGTTTAACCAATTCTACCCACCCgtctaaattttaaaactttttttaaatttgaaactatcagtaaaatggggaggACAAAGACATAAGTCAAAAGGAAGTAGTCACAAGTAAAGAACGTATGGGTCACATGGAATAGTATTAAGGAATTAGTCTGCTTGAGTATTCTCGTTAGTAGGCTAACGTGCATCAAATAACTGTTAGAAATTTTTCATATGAATCTATAAAGGAGCTCTAGTCACTTCTGAATTTCCTGTGatgaagttatatttttaaatctcaagcccagtaatatagaaaattatttttgattattgGGTAtgattaaaagttaaaagtttatATGGTTTTAAGAAACTTTACACCCTATATggcaaatgtacacacacacacaacaatatTTTTTTACACTTAGTATCTTAAAATCGTGTATTTGAGTTAATCTAAATATAAGAGTACATAATCACTATGAAGTTATAATTAATGTATAATCTAATTGCAAGATTATATAATTCTACGagcatatgattttaatttatttttaaaaattgttctctttgaaatgtattttttcctttatgaaaaatttcaggcACAGGTGGGTAATAAAGTGGTGTGTCAAGAAATGGATCCTTATAGTAAAAACTCTTTTGCttatttcaatttatatattttcttgaaaGCAAGGGCTAAATGTCAGAATATGTGTCACATTTTTCCCATGGACTAATTATTAAATGATGATATTTGATACTTTTGAATAAATATACTACATTAGTATAGGAAACAAGACTATTAGAATTTAATCAGTaggctattttttaaaacctttgctgtttaacaaaatattttaaatagttttgggCAACAATTGTTCTAAAGTAAGAGAtacttttttaagagaaatacatGAGTAGATTGGAAATGTTCTGCCCTTTACTGTAGCCACTAGCAATATATGGCTTTTGAGCTCTTGAAATGGAATGAGTAAATGaggacataaattttcattttatcttaatgtaaatagccacatgtggctactggccACCATACTGATTATACAACACAGATCTAGAGTAGTATGAGTGCTTGTCATTACAATATATGAAGCAAAGCATTAGACTTGCCATCTAATTTGTTactggtatatatattttttgtactaAGCACTAACTAAATGGTAACAGTGTAATATTGTTAGCTTCTAAGAAGAATATACAAACACACCCCatgctgaaataaatatttgtagtgTATATTCTACTATATCTGATTAGGATATTATAAGATTAGAAACATTTAATGCATTTGGAGAactagaaaattgaaaatacttaAGTCACAGATCCTTTTTTGGAGAGAAAGGGTTAAGgggaaagaatgagaagaaaaatagaatgataaATGGCATAGacagtgaaataggtgaaagcagtagaaaatatagaaaattgttTTACAGTTAGTAATCCAGGGGTgatataggggaaaaaattattttgtaggaagaaagggaaggagttttgtttttcttttgtttgaggTCAGGAATCATGTTTCTTAATAGATTTAAGTTCTTTATTCTGCATCTTCTTATTTTATATGGTGAAATATATTACTGAACAATTTACAGTTGTTATGCCAAAAAGCCAATAATGCAATGGTAACATTTACAAATAGATTCAGTTGAATGGATtctaacttgaatttttttatatctttggcTGGGGAATTCTTTTGTAGGCAGAAACTGAATTGCAGAGAGCTACAATGGATGCTACCCGAACAACTCATCATCTGGAGGAAACTATTGAcaattttgaaaagcagaaaataaaggatATAAAGGTAATAAAGTAACTGTTAAAGTTCGAAACATGTTTTctaatcttattttttgttttattttaatgtatgaaaaatttaaatcactgatttttttaggCCATAGTCTATATGAATAagatactataaataaaaatatcaaatgttattttcccatttcctcagATATTCAACTTATTATCATAAATACTATTTAAtcaaaggaaattaacatttcttatgtttttgtgCATCCAGTGCTGTTATaggcactatatatatatatatatatatatatattatcttttaatctttataGCAACCTCGTAAGCATGAGGTGGTGTTATCCATATCTTTTACGAAATTTAAGCAGAGATATAAAGTAATCCCCAAAGTATCATAGCCAAAAATCTGAACTAAAaaccaattattttaaaaatctgtgctttCCATTACAATACACTCTCATTAAATGCTCTCTAGTCACTACATcttatcaaatgaatgaataggtaaGCGTTGCCAACCACATAAAGTTGCATCCATCACAATGTGGTATCACAAGAAttgccttattttattgtaaaaagcCAGTAGATTTGACACCTTTGGGATCATGGACTTCAGAAGGTCTTTAGTGACTTTTTCATAGGTGCCTGGACAGATTTGGAGGATTGCTTGTGACCATAGAATGTCCTTTAAAACAAGTCATCTGGGATGTATTTTGGCTCCCTGCAAATTTTCCGGgatcaaattttaaagaaaaatatttttgtcattttataacTATTAACAAAGTTATGTTCTTATCAATAAAATAAGCACCATCTGCCACTTAATAATCATCATTCCTTTTTACAGTCCATGAATCAACATTCATTTGCacctttcctccccccccccatcataGTTTCAAAGGATTTCAGAACTTTGATTTTTCTGATAGCCATGCTCCAAGGTCTCTGGTTTGGTCCTGAAGACCAAAAACCTTTTTTTGAAGCCTCTCAATTACTACACTCTGCTGTGTAATGCATGAAGAGCATGTCAGAAAGCTGCCCTGAGACAAACTCCATTTCCTGAGGTGGGAGTGTGTGGGCAGGATATAATGTTTTATACTTGGTGACATCATCTCTTAAAttgagggagaaaggaagtaaggttattaaaataattagctCTCACCTGAACGATGAGAATGGAGACTTGTGAGGTATGCTTGACTCCATTGCCACTAAGGGCTTCATTAGTGATGGCAGTCTGATTCCTCCCTGCAGCACTGCTCCTCACGCCTGCAAAATTTGCTTTTACACATGGCAGTTTGTCTCTGATCTTTGGGCTCACTTCGGGTTCAGACTACCTCTACAGATGATCTTAATTCCCTGAGCAACCACCAGTTACAAAACgggcagagagagtgagtgcagaATTCCCAACTGCAATTCCTACGACCTGGGATTTCCTGAAGCATTAGGACATAGAGGGGCTACAGAGTGGAGGGTGCACGAACAAGAAAAGGGCTTTCAAGCTTTTCTCTTTGCCTACTGTATTATGCCCCTGGAAGGAAGTCTCTTGGTGGTCACCAAAAGTATAAGACAAGAAGAAACCTTTTTAATAAATTGAGATAGAAGTCATACAccatacagttcacccatttaaaatgtacagccCTGTGGTTTTTAGTGTGTTCCAATATGTGCAACCGTTACCACTCAATTTTAGAACACTGTTATCACCTCAAAGACCTAGTACTTTGCTGCTTCCTGTacccctacctcccacccccagccctaagcaaccaccaGTAATCTGAAGTCTCTGTGGATTTGGCTGTTCTGGCCATTTCATGTGAATGGAACCATAACATGGTTTTtttaactggcttctttcacttagcgtaatgcttTCATTATTAgctatatataacatatatatgtatattagctATATACATGCTTTCATATCATAGCATGTATTCGTaatccattcctttttatagccaaatattccattatatggatataaccactttttttttatccgtttatcagttgatggacatttgggatgtttCTGCTTTTGGGCTATTGTGATTAATGatacattcatgtacaagtttttgtttggacatacattttcatttttcttatgtatatatctaatcaaattgctggatcatatggtagcccTATCTTTAATCATTTGAGAATGCACCATTGTACATACCCACCAGTAACATAAAAGGGTTCagatttctctgcatcctcaccaatacttgctgTTCATCAGACTTTTTcattacagccatcctagtgggtgtaaaatggtatctcattgtggttttgagttgcatttccctgctAATGCTTactgaccatttgtatatcttcttgaagaaatgtctcttcagatcctttgcccgtattttaattgggttgttttttttattattgagtggtaaaagttctttatctattctggatacaagtcccttttCAGATCtatgatttgaaaattttttctcccattcttagGGTTCTTTTCAATATCTTAATGTTCCTTGAAGCAGAAAATTTGTAATTTCAGTGAAATCCaatgtttcttttgttgcttattgttttagtgtcatatctaacAGTCCATTGCCGAATCTGAGATCTTGAAAATTtatccctgttttcttctaatagttgTATAGTTTTCATGGTTCATTTAAGCTtttgatccatttgagttaagttttatgtatggtgtgaacCGAAGGTTAAACTTCATCTTTTTGCATGTCTGGTTGCccaagcaccatttgttgaagaagctATTCTTTCCCATTGAATAGTCTTGGAACTCTTGTTGAAGATCATTGGAGGTGGTTTTGTTTCTAGACTTTGTCTTTCATTGATCTGTAGGTCtctccttatgccagtaccacactatcttCATTAGCATTGctttataatgaattttaaaatcagggtATGTGagttctcctttgttctttttaaagattgttttgcTATTCTGGATCTGTTGtaattctgtatgaattttagaatcagcttgtcagtttctataAAGAAGTCAGGTGGGATTCTGGTAGGGATTGCATCAAATCTGTAAATCAGTCTGAGGAGTATTGgcatgttaaaattaatttttccaatccatgaatatgggacattttcccatttatttaaatattccttaatttattttaaccatgtttgtagttttcagagtataagttttgtgcttttcttaaactttttcctaagtattttacaaTTCTTGATGCTATCGTAAATGGATCTGTTTATTTAATTTCGTTTTTGGATTGTTCACTGCAAATGcacacagaaataatttatttttgcacacTCATCTTATATTCTGCAACCTTGCAGAACTCATTTATTAGCACTGACAGTTTTTTAGTAGAttgcttgggattttctacaaCCTACACTTTAAATGCAGACCCCCATGATCTAGCAAACTTCCAGAAATGGTTTCCAGAGGTCAGTGTTAAACTCTGTTACAGTTCTGAATCTCCATTTTATACATCCTTCCTCCTCAGTATCAGATAGTTTCTTTTCCAAGTCAGGCCTCATTTGAGATCTTGCGTGATGAAAAGGAGTGCACAAATCCCATACCAGAAGCCTCAAAGACAAGTCAAAAAGAGTTTCATTACTGCCCCCCTATGTTGACGTTAGCATGTCTCACATTTCCGTTTATGAGAAAATTCTTGGAAAAGTAAAAATCGCTGATGCCATTCATAATTTAGAGAGAAACCTAGAACATTCTTATTCTTACCTGTTATCAGGCTACTGCTACAGATGGGGACAGAGCTTCTGGCTCCTCCTTTAACCTCCCTGGGGGCAGAAATGAGTGAGCACTGCTGATAACTGTACTACTGTGTTGAGGTGGGTTTAATTTACAAGCCCATCTGAATTTTGGTAGCAGCATTAATCAGCAAGGTAGCACAGTTTTTAGATAATTTTCATAGGAAGCTTGCAAAAAATTTGTCTTTCTGAGAAAAGTTGTTATGGAAATTACTGTACAcaatgtgaatgaaaaaaaatcacaatccctggggtgcctgagtggcttagttaaGTGGTTAAAAatccagactcttgattttggctaaggtcatgatcccagggccatgagatggagccccacaccaggctccatgctggacatagagcctgcttaaaattctctctccgcTCCTCCCCGTtcattcctcctcctctctttctctcttaagaaaaaaaaacaacaatcccATTTGTTTCTCAGGTAATTGGAAAAATCATCAGTTATATGGTGAATGTCAAGGGAATTTCAGACCTATAGAAAGGATACTGACCAGGGGTCACTCCTGAACAGAGGGACAGGAATGCAGTGTGTGGTAAAGTAGCTAACATGAGCAAGACAtcttctaaatttaatttttaaaagctttatttttcttacaagtaaatataaaatcaccataatttttttcataaaattattgagaaaaatgTAATAATCCTACTACTCAAATAATCAGTTACCATTCTGGTTCATATCATTCCAACTTTTTTTCTGTGCACATATGTACAAGAGATATGATAACAGATTTTCTCAGGTTTTGACTATGTCACATATTCTGTGCATTTTACATGAATAAACTCATTTACTCCTTACAACGTCCTTATGAGAAGAATATCATTACCCCTATACATACAGTTATATTTAAGTAGACCACACTGTATGTagcagatctttttaaaatttaatatatcatGGACATATTTGCTATGAAACAAGAGATGCATATCATCCTTTCTGGTATCCTCAGAGTATTTTCTATGGATATATTACTTCATCTAACCAGTCCTTATTGGTGGATTATTGGTTAGTTCTGCAGTTAGAAGTCTCATTGCATCATTAAACATTGGCCTTTTTGTTGACCAGTTATGCTTCTCAGATGAATTACCAGAGTGGCATTTCTGATTCAAAGAGCATATAACCTTTAACTTTTTATACTGTTTGTCCACAAAGCTTTAAACTTCCATCCACAAAATTTTAAGTAGCATTTCTACAAAACCTTGCATGAGCAACACAGTGTACCAATGAAGAGTGCCagtgtttttaataataactaaTCTGACAGGTGAAAGAATCAGTGTCATCTTAATTTGCAGTTACTACTAAGATggaatattttcatacatttaatgacacatttctttcttctttagtaaATTACCCACACTTGTCCTTAGCctgtatttttattgaatattggTAGTTTTCTTATGAATTTGTAAAAAGTCTTTAGATTGAGAAAATTAACCCCTTATATTAAAGAGAAGATAcattgcaaatgtattttcccattttgttgtTTATGGTGTGTTTTTgccttaaagttttatttttgttgccagATCTGTTGGTCTTCTCCTTTTTGGTTTCTGACATGGTGTCATGCTTAGAAAGGTTGTTTTCATCCTTAAGATTGTATAAATActtgcttatattttcttctagtatttgtgatatctaaaaaaattttaaatatttaagcattttatCTGGTAGTTGTGTTTTGCATATGGTATGAGGTAgattctaatttcattcttttcaagtagATAAAATTTCTCTTGACATCATTTATTGGATAACCTCTATTCTAGAGAACCATTATTTCCCCTTTATTTGCCAAAATATTAGTAAGACCTTTTAtgacatttttgttaaaagtCTTGCTTGCTAATTAAATCAGATGGAGGCTTTGATATtaggaaaaagaacattttctgaCTTAGCAAGTGTACTTCTTGAGTAATAAAAATGGCTAACTTGGGTTGAGCACTTACTCTAAACCAGTTACCATACTATACCTTTTcttggattatctcatttaatccttaaccCCAAAACCTATGCGGTTGATACTGTTgttatccccattgtacagacgAAAAAAACTAGGCAAAAGA belongs to Ailuropoda melanoleuca isolate Jingjing chromosome 9, ASM200744v2, whole genome shotgun sequence and includes:
- the CIBAR1 gene encoding protein FAM92A isoform X2, whose product is MLRRSLENRDAQTRQLQDAVTNVEKHFGELCQIFAAYVRKTARLRDKADLLVNEINVYASTETPNLKQGLKNFADEFAKLQDYRQAEVERLEAKVVEPLKAYGTIVKMKRDDLKATLTARNREAKQLTQLERTRQRNPSDRHVIAQAETELQRATMDATRTTHHLEETIDNFEKQKIKDIKVFRNSLYPPDYSSRLDIVRANSKSPLQRSLSAKCISGTGQVPSCRLRKDQQAEDDNEEDEDLDATEEEN
- the CIBAR1 gene encoding protein FAM92A isoform X1, which produces MLRRSLENRDAQTRQLQDAVTNVEKHFGELCQIFAAYVRKTARLRDKADLLVNEINVYASTETPNLKQGLKNFADEFAKLQDYRQAEVERLEAKVVEPLKAYGTIVKMKRDDLKATLTARNREAKQLTQLERTRQRNPSDRHVIAQAETELQRATMDATRTTHHLEETIDNFEKQKIKDIKTIFSEFITIEMLFHGKALEVYTAAYQNIKKIDEEEDLEVFRNSLYPPDYSSRLDIVRANSKSPLQRSLSAKCISGTGQVPSCRLRKDQQAEDDNEEDEDLDATEEEN